The following proteins are encoded in a genomic region of Thermococcus henrietii:
- a CDS encoding sugar phosphate isomerase/epimerase family protein, with the protein MIGLSMTSYTGRTPEEFERWLEEAEGLGFDFVELVSEWPNFLTGETWRAYADVLGSFELGVTVHAPFSDVNIGSLNERLRRASIEVLRETLDVASRLNALVVTVHPGHCSPASRKFRDDYNRVHRESLRELEGLSEEFGVKVGVENMPSFPILDAQTPERLAELLDGIGLGVTLDVGHLNTVGFPFERFTELLGDRIVHVHLHDNSGKSDEHLPLGKGTVPWRKVLPRLMKFSRALEVSSLNDARVSLTFLRDIGEL; encoded by the coding sequence ATGATAGGGCTCTCGATGACGTCTTACACGGGTAGGACTCCTGAGGAGTTCGAACGCTGGCTTGAGGAAGCGGAGGGGCTTGGCTTCGACTTCGTCGAGCTGGTCAGCGAGTGGCCGAACTTCCTAACGGGGGAAACGTGGAGGGCCTATGCCGACGTTCTCGGTAGCTTCGAGCTTGGGGTTACCGTCCACGCTCCCTTCAGCGACGTCAACATAGGCTCGCTCAACGAGAGGCTCAGGAGGGCTTCCATCGAAGTCCTGCGGGAGACGCTTGACGTTGCTTCCCGCTTGAACGCGCTCGTGGTTACGGTTCACCCCGGCCACTGCTCGCCGGCGAGTAGGAAGTTCCGCGACGACTACAACCGCGTCCACAGGGAGTCCCTTCGGGAACTTGAGGGGCTTTCCGAGGAGTTCGGCGTTAAGGTTGGCGTTGAGAACATGCCGAGCTTTCCGATACTCGACGCCCAAACCCCCGAGAGACTGGCCGAACTTCTGGATGGCATCGGCCTCGGCGTCACCCTCGACGTCGGCCACCTCAACACCGTCGGCTTTCCCTTCGAGCGCTTTACGGAGCTCCTCGGCGATAGAATCGTTCACGTCCACCTTCATGACAACTCCGGGAAGAGCGACGAGCACCTGCCCCTCGGGAAGGGAACCGTCCCCTGGCGGAAGGTCCTGCCCCGGCTTATGAAGTTCAGCCGTGCCCTCGAGGTCTCGAGCCTCAACGACGCTCGGGTTAGTCTGACCTTTCTCAGAGACATTGGTGAGCTTTGA
- the thiI gene encoding tRNA uracil 4-sulfurtransferase ThiI yields MNVVIVRYGEIGTKSRQTRRWFENILMNNIREALVSEGIEFKKVEAKHGRILVRTNKAKEAVEVLTRIFGIVSLSPAMEVEANLEKINKTALKLFRRKKRELGLERPKFRVTARRITKEFPLKSPEVQAKVGEYILENEESEVDLHNYDIEVGVELMEGKAYVFVDKVKAWGGLPIGTQGKVVALLSGGIDSPVAAFLMMKRGVEVIPVHIYMGEKTLEKVRKIWNQLKKYHYGGKAELIVVKPKERERILEKLKELKKEKYTCVFCKFMMVRHADKIAKDFGAKGIVMGDSLGQVASQTLENMYIVSQASDLPIYRPLIGMDKEEIVRIAKRIGTFELSTLPEDEIPFIPKHPIIRGSWEEFRKLYRVVFGEEPRKREC; encoded by the coding sequence ATGAACGTCGTCATAGTCCGCTACGGTGAGATTGGAACGAAGTCGAGGCAGACGAGGAGATGGTTCGAGAACATACTCATGAACAACATACGCGAGGCTCTCGTGAGCGAAGGAATCGAGTTTAAAAAGGTCGAGGCCAAGCACGGGAGGATTCTCGTGAGGACGAACAAAGCCAAAGAGGCCGTTGAGGTCCTTACGAGGATTTTTGGCATAGTCTCGCTCTCGCCGGCGATGGAAGTCGAGGCGAACCTTGAGAAAATAAACAAAACCGCGCTAAAGCTCTTCAGGAGGAAGAAGAGGGAGCTTGGCCTTGAGAGGCCGAAGTTCCGCGTCACGGCGAGGAGAATCACCAAGGAGTTCCCTCTGAAGAGCCCCGAGGTTCAGGCCAAGGTTGGGGAGTACATACTCGAGAACGAGGAGAGCGAGGTTGACCTTCACAACTACGATATCGAGGTCGGCGTCGAGCTGATGGAGGGCAAAGCGTACGTCTTCGTTGACAAGGTTAAAGCCTGGGGGGGACTGCCGATAGGCACGCAGGGCAAGGTCGTTGCGCTCCTCAGCGGGGGCATAGACTCGCCGGTCGCCGCTTTCCTGATGATGAAGCGCGGTGTCGAAGTGATTCCAGTCCACATTTACATGGGCGAGAAGACCCTTGAGAAGGTCAGGAAAATCTGGAACCAGCTGAAGAAGTACCACTACGGCGGAAAGGCCGAGCTTATAGTTGTCAAGCCGAAGGAGCGCGAGAGAATCCTCGAGAAGCTGAAGGAACTTAAGAAGGAAAAGTACACCTGCGTGTTCTGCAAGTTCATGATGGTGAGGCACGCGGATAAGATAGCCAAGGACTTCGGCGCGAAGGGCATCGTGATGGGCGACTCCCTCGGGCAGGTTGCCAGCCAGACGCTCGAAAACATGTACATCGTCAGCCAGGCGAGCGACTTACCGATTTATAGGCCGTTGATAGGCATGGACAAGGAGGAGATAGTCAGGATAGCGAAGAGAATCGGAACCTTCGAGCTTTCAACGCTTCCCGAGGACGAGATACCCTTCATTCCAAAGCACCCGATAATTAGGGGCTCGTGGGAGGAGTTCAGGAAGCTCTACAGGGTGGTCTTTGGCGAGGAGCCGAGGAAGAGGGAGTGCTGA
- a CDS encoding adenine nucleotide alpha hydrolase family protein: MKTVALLSSGIDSPVAIYLMLRKGVEVVPVHFRQDSIKEEKVHELWEVLSKYGELDELITVDFTEEHVPVFERLKELKKERWTCVFCKWLMLRRACRIGHEVGASAIITGDSLGQVASQTLDNLLIVSRASDLPVLRPLIGLDKEEIVRIAKKIGTFEISAREEPGCPFTPRYPIVRGSAGEFERIRGLL; the protein is encoded by the coding sequence ATGAAGACCGTCGCACTGCTCAGCTCGGGCATCGACTCACCCGTGGCAATCTACCTGATGCTCCGGAAGGGTGTGGAAGTAGTTCCGGTTCACTTCAGGCAGGATTCCATCAAGGAGGAGAAGGTCCACGAGCTCTGGGAGGTTCTGAGTAAATACGGGGAGCTCGACGAGTTAATCACGGTGGACTTCACGGAGGAGCACGTGCCGGTGTTTGAGAGGCTGAAGGAGCTCAAGAAGGAGCGCTGGACCTGCGTCTTCTGCAAGTGGCTGATGCTTAGAAGGGCCTGCAGGATTGGGCACGAGGTCGGGGCGAGCGCGATAATAACCGGCGACTCCCTCGGACAGGTCGCTTCACAGACGCTCGATAACCTCCTAATCGTCAGCCGGGCGAGTGATTTGCCGGTTCTGAGGCCTTTAATCGGACTCGACAAGGAGGAAATCGTCAGGATAGCGAAGAAAATCGGAACCTTCGAGATAAGCGCCCGCGAGGAGCCTGGCTGTCCATTCACGCCGAGGTATCCGATAGTCAGGGGTTCGGCGGGCGAGTTCGAGAGGATTAGGGGCCTGCTGTGA
- a CDS encoding maleate cis-trans isomerase family protein, translating into MYGWRGRLGLIVPSSNTTMEMELHDYLPEGVSLHTARVPLRNVTEEELVKMNTLAVESARLLRDAGVELILYGCTSGSFIGGKDYEKKLEMEIEDEVNVPVISTSTAVIEALKMLDAREILVVTPYTDEINQREKEFLEANEFTVLDIRGLGLEDNGAIGKLEPYTAYRLAKASFTDEAEAIFISCTNWRTFEIIETLENDLGVPVVTSNQASLWLALREMDVMERIPSLGRLFTEY; encoded by the coding sequence ATGTACGGATGGAGAGGAAGGCTTGGCCTTATAGTTCCCTCCTCGAACACCACGATGGAGATGGAGCTTCACGATTACCTGCCGGAGGGCGTTTCGCTTCACACCGCCAGGGTTCCGCTCAGGAACGTCACCGAAGAGGAGCTCGTGAAGATGAACACTTTGGCAGTCGAGAGCGCCAGACTGCTCAGAGACGCGGGCGTTGAGCTGATACTCTACGGGTGCACGAGCGGTTCCTTCATCGGCGGAAAGGACTACGAGAAAAAGCTTGAGATGGAAATCGAGGACGAGGTGAACGTCCCGGTGATAAGCACGAGCACCGCGGTGATAGAGGCCCTCAAGATGCTCGACGCGAGAGAAATACTCGTGGTAACGCCCTACACCGACGAGATTAACCAGCGCGAGAAGGAGTTCCTTGAGGCCAACGAGTTCACGGTTCTCGACATCAGAGGTCTCGGCCTCGAGGACAACGGGGCAATCGGCAAGCTTGAGCCCTACACCGCTTACCGCCTCGCGAAGGCGAGCTTCACCGACGAGGCGGAGGCGATTTTCATAAGTTGCACCAACTGGAGGACCTTCGAAATCATCGAGACCCTTGAGAACGACCTTGGCGTTCCGGTCGTTACCAGCAACCAGGCCTCCCTCTGGCTGGCTTTAAGGGAGATGGACGTCATGGAGCGGATTCCGAGCCTCGGGAGGCTCTTCACCGAGTATTGA
- the pfkC gene encoding ADP-specific phosphofructokinase yields the protein MMELLDEARKLSIFTAYNANVDAIVYLKGETVQRLIDEFGADAVRRRMEEFPRQIEEPIDFVARLVHALKTGKPMAVPLVNEELQGWFDTHFKYDVERIGGQAGIIANLLANLDFRKVIVYTPHLAKRQAEMFVPKKNLFYPVVENGKLVLKHPREAYRENDPVKVNRIFEFRAGTTFRLGDETITVPYSGRFIVSARFESIRIYTEEKLKPFLPEIGLQVDGAILSGYQGIRLRYSDGKDANYYLREAKKDILLLKREKDVKVHLEFASIQSRELRKKVIYNLFPLVDSVGMDESEIAYVLSALGYSKLADRIFTYNRIEDTVLGGKILIDEMNLEVLQIHTIYYLMYITHADNPLSEDELRKSLELATTLAAARASLGDVRSPEDFKVGLSVPYNERGEYVKLRFEEAKRRLRTREYKVVIIPTRLVKNPVSTVGLGDTISTGAFTSYLALLREKGAL from the coding sequence ATGATGGAGCTCCTCGACGAGGCAAGGAAGCTGTCGATTTTCACGGCCTACAACGCTAACGTTGACGCGATAGTCTACCTCAAGGGCGAAACCGTTCAGAGGCTCATAGACGAGTTCGGCGCCGATGCCGTCAGGAGGAGGATGGAAGAGTTCCCCAGGCAGATTGAGGAGCCGATTGACTTCGTTGCGAGGCTCGTTCATGCGCTCAAGACGGGTAAGCCGATGGCGGTTCCACTCGTCAACGAGGAGCTCCAGGGCTGGTTTGACACCCACTTCAAGTACGACGTTGAGAGAATCGGAGGTCAGGCGGGAATAATAGCGAACCTCTTGGCCAACCTCGACTTCAGGAAGGTAATCGTCTACACCCCACACCTCGCGAAGAGGCAGGCCGAGATGTTCGTTCCAAAGAAGAACCTCTTCTACCCCGTCGTTGAGAACGGAAAGCTCGTTCTGAAGCACCCCCGCGAGGCCTACCGCGAGAACGACCCGGTCAAGGTGAACAGGATTTTCGAGTTCCGCGCCGGAACGACCTTCAGGCTGGGCGACGAGACTATTACAGTTCCTTACTCTGGTCGCTTCATCGTTTCGGCCCGCTTCGAGAGCATAAGGATTTACACGGAGGAGAAGCTTAAGCCGTTCCTACCAGAGATTGGCCTCCAGGTTGACGGCGCTATTCTTTCAGGCTATCAGGGGATAAGGCTTCGCTATTCCGACGGGAAGGACGCGAACTACTACCTTAGGGAGGCGAAGAAGGACATCCTCCTGCTCAAGCGCGAGAAGGACGTCAAGGTCCACCTCGAGTTCGCCTCGATACAGAGCAGGGAACTCAGGAAGAAGGTCATCTACAACCTCTTCCCGCTCGTTGACAGTGTCGGTATGGACGAGTCTGAGATAGCCTACGTCCTGAGTGCCCTCGGTTACTCCAAGCTCGCCGACAGGATATTCACCTACAACCGCATCGAGGACACTGTCTTGGGCGGAAAAATCCTCATAGACGAGATGAACCTCGAAGTTTTGCAAATCCACACGATTTACTACCTCATGTACATCACCCACGCCGACAACCCGTTGAGCGAGGACGAGCTCAGAAAGAGTCTTGAGCTGGCGACGACTTTAGCGGCCGCGAGGGCCTCGCTCGGCGACGTCCGCTCGCCCGAGGACTTCAAGGTCGGTCTGAGCGTCCCCTACAACGAGCGCGGGGAGTACGTCAAGCTCCGCTTTGAGGAGGCCAAGAGGAGGCTCCGCACGAGGGAGTACAAGGTCGTGATAATCCCGACGAGGCTCGTTAAGAACCCTGTTTCGACGGTCGGCCTCGGCGATACAATCTCGACGGGAGCCTTCACGAGCTACCTCGCGCTTCTGAGGGAGAAGGGCGCGCTTTGA
- a CDS encoding potassium channel family protein produces MSEEEIRNCLVEMKDLSALMIDLAFSSVMYNSEDIAEEVYLLEEKMDDLTLKVKKLALRLAKKEEDPESLLSIIDLADINERISDAAYGIADIILRDIEPHPIIQKIMEDTEEELGRVTVRPGSVLIGRTLEQLKLPSKIGTRILAIKRGERYIYNPGRKDTIEEGDVLIAVSSDMDKLRKLAGEEVEEEE; encoded by the coding sequence ATGAGTGAGGAAGAAATCCGCAACTGCCTCGTTGAGATGAAGGACCTGTCCGCCCTCATGATTGATTTGGCTTTCTCGTCAGTCATGTACAACAGCGAGGACATAGCGGAGGAAGTCTATCTCTTGGAGGAGAAGATGGACGACCTCACGCTGAAGGTCAAGAAGCTCGCCCTGAGACTCGCCAAGAAGGAGGAGGACCCCGAGAGCCTGCTGAGCATCATAGATTTGGCGGACATCAACGAGCGCATAAGCGATGCCGCCTACGGAATAGCGGACATAATCCTCCGCGACATCGAGCCCCACCCGATTATTCAGAAGATAATGGAGGACACCGAGGAGGAGCTGGGAAGGGTAACCGTCAGGCCCGGTTCGGTTCTAATCGGCAGGACCCTCGAACAGCTCAAGCTTCCGAGCAAGATAGGCACGAGGATTCTGGCAATAAAGCGCGGCGAGCGCTACATCTACAACCCCGGAAGGAAGGACACGATTGAAGAAGGCGACGTCCTCATAGCGGTCAGCTCAGACATGGACAAGCTGAGAAAGCTGGCGGGCGAGGAAGTGGAAGAGGAGGAGTAA
- a CDS encoding PLP-dependent cysteine synthase family protein, giving the protein MSFAKLEFFNPFSRSIKDRTAYKLLFSALENGNVGSVFEASSGNTAIALASLSNVLGVKFRAYLPRPTPKSTRVLLGVLGAEVILTDFETIDREMVEFVRGEAERSGALNLNQYENENNFMAHRETGREIAEQLESIGKRPDLLIAGVGTSGHIAGIGSYLKERYGTRVVGVVPAKGERIPGIKGLDTGPKWISYVDEVVEVTLEEAIAGVREVARLNGILVGLSSGAVYRAMKELKPEGTTVLIFPDDGFKYVEIFERFS; this is encoded by the coding sequence ATGTCTTTTGCCAAGTTAGAGTTCTTTAACCCGTTCAGCAGGAGCATAAAGGACAGAACGGCCTACAAACTGCTCTTCTCGGCCCTTGAAAACGGAAACGTTGGGAGCGTTTTTGAGGCAAGCTCCGGCAACACGGCAATAGCACTCGCCTCGCTGAGCAACGTGCTCGGTGTAAAGTTCAGGGCCTACCTGCCGAGGCCAACGCCAAAATCTACACGCGTTCTGCTCGGCGTTCTCGGGGCGGAGGTCATTCTAACGGACTTCGAGACGATAGACCGGGAGATGGTGGAGTTCGTCAGGGGAGAAGCTGAGAGGAGCGGAGCTCTAAACCTGAACCAGTACGAGAACGAGAACAACTTCATGGCCCACAGGGAAACCGGAAGGGAGATAGCAGAGCAACTGGAGAGCATCGGGAAGAGGCCCGACCTCCTTATAGCGGGAGTTGGCACCTCTGGGCACATCGCCGGGATTGGGAGCTACCTGAAGGAGCGCTACGGAACGAGGGTCGTGGGCGTCGTTCCTGCGAAGGGTGAGAGGATTCCCGGGATAAAAGGCCTCGACACCGGGCCGAAGTGGATAAGCTATGTTGACGAGGTCGTCGAGGTTACCCTTGAGGAAGCTATTGCCGGGGTCAGGGAAGTTGCAAGGCTCAACGGAATCCTCGTTGGGTTGAGCTCCGGCGCAGTTTACCGGGCGATGAAGGAGCTAAAGCCGGAAGGAACGACTGTCCTAATCTTCCCGGACGACGGCTTCAAGTACGTCGAGATTTTTGAGAGGTTCTCCTGA
- a CDS encoding potassium channel family protein translates to MEEWDEVEVPDNVKDIFIEMKNTAELMVDLAYSAVLFKEKEMAEEVLELEEYLDILNYNLAVRAVLAARNMREAEQITSILQMARSIDDISNAAGDLAKMVLEEKLHPLITEVILESEETIGKIVVSPESALVGKTLEELDLATNTGVWVIAIRRGKRWIFDPDEDTKILPNDILIGRGTRTALDYLKEIARGNIKVMPNE, encoded by the coding sequence GTGGAGGAGTGGGATGAGGTAGAGGTTCCAGACAACGTCAAGGACATATTCATCGAAATGAAGAACACTGCAGAGCTGATGGTTGATTTAGCCTATTCAGCCGTTCTCTTCAAGGAGAAAGAGATGGCTGAGGAGGTTCTCGAACTCGAAGAGTATCTCGACATACTCAATTACAACCTCGCGGTGAGGGCTGTTTTAGCTGCGAGAAACATGAGGGAGGCGGAGCAGATAACTTCCATCCTCCAGATGGCCCGCTCCATAGATGACATCTCAAACGCGGCGGGCGATTTGGCTAAGATGGTACTTGAGGAAAAGCTCCACCCGCTGATTACCGAGGTAATCCTCGAGAGTGAGGAGACGATAGGCAAAATCGTTGTTTCGCCCGAGTCCGCCCTCGTTGGAAAGACCCTTGAAGAACTCGACCTTGCGACTAACACTGGGGTCTGGGTGATAGCGATAAGGCGTGGCAAGCGGTGGATTTTCGACCCCGACGAGGACACAAAGATACTTCCAAACGACATCCTCATCGGCAGGGGAACGAGGACGGCCCTAGACTACCTGAAGGAGATAGCGAGGGGCAACATCAAGGTGATGCCCAATGAGTGA
- a CDS encoding nitroreductase family protein, with the protein MELDEAIMKRTSVRYFLEKPVPEEDVRKLIESAIRAPTASGLENWLFVVFRSEEARKKLYELIAEGMEVYYRAVNLPEEKIEKLRKRMYEEGMFRAPVYIAVFIDKRVRFLPGKEFDEVEFIWSVESASMAIQNLMLKAVELGLGTVYIGVTSFRGIEEKVRELAGLDENHYLVGVIPVGYPKSEPKPRKRKKGVDNVTRFI; encoded by the coding sequence ATGGAACTGGACGAGGCGATAATGAAGAGGACCTCCGTGCGCTACTTCCTCGAAAAGCCCGTGCCGGAGGAAGATGTGAGAAAGCTCATCGAGAGCGCAATAAGGGCCCCAACCGCGAGCGGACTTGAGAACTGGCTCTTCGTTGTTTTCAGGAGCGAGGAGGCGAGGAAGAAGCTCTACGAGCTCATAGCGGAGGGTATGGAGGTTTATTACCGCGCCGTCAACCTGCCGGAGGAGAAGATAGAGAAGCTCAGGAAGAGGATGTACGAGGAGGGCATGTTCAGGGCGCCGGTTTACATAGCAGTCTTCATAGACAAGAGGGTTCGCTTCCTTCCGGGAAAGGAGTTCGACGAGGTTGAGTTCATCTGGAGCGTCGAGAGCGCATCGATGGCCATTCAGAACCTCATGCTCAAGGCGGTGGAGCTCGGCCTCGGCACGGTCTACATCGGCGTGACGAGCTTCAGGGGAATCGAGGAGAAAGTCAGAGAGCTCGCGGGTCTCGACGAGAATCACTACCTCGTGGGAGTCATTCCCGTCGGCTATCCGAAGAGCGAGCCCAAGCCGAGGAAGAGGAAGAAGGGCGTCGATAACGTAACGAGGTTCATCTAA
- a CDS encoding acetate--CoA ligase family protein has product MAEKIVEELKPFFDPKAVAIIGATNKKGKVGNVIFENFRMNRERGVFKGKVYPVNPKLDEIDGYKVYHSVKELPDDTDLAVISIPAPYVPATMRDIAEKGIKAVIIITGGFGELGEEGKKLEREIYEIAKANGIRVIGPNCVGVYVPDTGVDTVFLPESKMDRPESGPIAFVSQSGAFAAAMLDWAAGAGIGIGKMVSYGNKLDVDDADLMDYFIHDDEINVVTFYIEGVKDGRKFIEAAKRITKVKPVIALKSGRTEYGAKAASSHTGSLAGADTIYDAVFKQTGIIRAEDFEHMFDLAKAFAELKDKLPKGDRIGIITDGGGAGVMASDAVAKFGLKMADLSEETVKFLKEKFPPHAVVGNPTDVVGDTDAERYRLALEAFTKDPNVDAILVIVLFQVPLLEEEKVINIIADYQKKSDKPIVAVAMGGKKTDRYAKMLEEKGVPVYPTPERGVRALAGLVRYAQYVKKVKEE; this is encoded by the coding sequence ATGGCTGAGAAGATAGTGGAGGAACTGAAGCCCTTCTTCGACCCGAAGGCGGTCGCTATCATCGGTGCAACCAACAAGAAGGGGAAGGTTGGTAACGTCATCTTCGAGAACTTCAGGATGAACAGGGAGCGCGGGGTCTTCAAGGGGAAGGTCTATCCCGTGAACCCCAAACTCGACGAGATTGACGGATACAAGGTTTATCACAGCGTTAAGGAGCTCCCGGACGATACCGATTTGGCCGTTATATCGATTCCAGCTCCCTACGTCCCGGCCACGATGAGGGACATAGCGGAGAAGGGCATAAAGGCCGTCATCATCATCACCGGCGGTTTCGGAGAGCTTGGCGAGGAAGGAAAGAAGCTCGAAAGGGAAATCTACGAGATAGCCAAGGCCAACGGCATACGCGTCATCGGCCCGAACTGCGTCGGCGTTTACGTTCCAGACACCGGCGTTGACACCGTCTTCCTGCCGGAGAGCAAGATGGACAGGCCCGAGAGCGGGCCGATAGCGTTCGTCAGCCAGAGCGGTGCCTTCGCCGCTGCGATGCTCGACTGGGCCGCCGGAGCGGGCATAGGAATCGGCAAGATGGTCAGCTACGGAAACAAGCTCGACGTTGATGACGCCGATTTGATGGACTACTTCATCCACGACGACGAGATAAACGTCGTCACCTTCTACATCGAGGGCGTCAAGGACGGAAGGAAGTTCATAGAGGCGGCCAAGAGGATAACGAAGGTCAAGCCGGTGATAGCCCTCAAGAGCGGAAGGACCGAGTACGGAGCCAAAGCGGCATCAAGCCACACCGGCTCTCTCGCTGGAGCCGACACGATTTACGATGCCGTCTTCAAGCAGACGGGTATAATCCGCGCCGAGGACTTCGAGCATATGTTCGACCTGGCCAAGGCTTTCGCCGAGCTCAAGGACAAGCTTCCAAAGGGCGATAGGATAGGCATCATCACCGACGGCGGTGGCGCTGGAGTCATGGCCAGCGACGCGGTAGCGAAGTTCGGCCTCAAGATGGCGGACCTCAGCGAGGAAACCGTCAAGTTCCTCAAGGAGAAGTTCCCACCGCACGCGGTCGTCGGCAACCCCACTGACGTCGTTGGAGATACCGACGCGGAGCGCTACAGGCTTGCCCTTGAAGCCTTCACCAAGGACCCGAACGTTGACGCTATACTCGTCATAGTGCTCTTCCAGGTTCCACTCCTCGAGGAGGAGAAGGTCATCAACATCATAGCCGACTACCAGAAGAAGAGCGACAAGCCGATTGTGGCCGTTGCGATGGGCGGTAAGAAGACCGACCGCTACGCCAAAATGCTGGAGGAGAAGGGCGTTCCAGTTTACCCGACCCCCGAGAGGGGCGTCCGCGCTTTAGCAGGTCTCGTTAGATACGCCCAATATGTGAAAAAAGTTAAAGAGGAATGA
- a CDS encoding DUF998 domain-containing protein — MELERFASYVALSLPIIFIVGLAIVIHANPWFSFTNNALSDMGSLKNPNRWLFNGFLMFFAVVAMVPSVVAFKHGLSYLMPFALVFLFLVGVFPEETPYHTPSAVLFYVLALADIALVGIKLGRENPINYLWSVLSVVVFLTMLYLIRARVFKGLAIPELIGASLILAWFVYIGLLLKGLKP, encoded by the coding sequence GTGGAACTCGAACGCTTCGCTTCCTACGTAGCCCTCTCCCTGCCCATCATCTTCATCGTGGGCCTTGCAATAGTCATCCACGCCAACCCGTGGTTCTCCTTCACGAACAACGCGCTGAGCGACATGGGCTCGCTCAAGAACCCCAACCGCTGGCTCTTCAACGGATTCCTGATGTTCTTCGCGGTAGTTGCAATGGTTCCGTCCGTTGTAGCCTTCAAGCACGGCCTATCCTACCTGATGCCCTTCGCTCTGGTATTCCTGTTCCTCGTCGGGGTTTTTCCGGAGGAGACCCCTTACCACACCCCCTCGGCGGTTCTGTTCTACGTTCTGGCTTTAGCTGATATAGCGCTCGTCGGGATAAAGCTCGGGCGGGAAAACCCTATCAACTACCTCTGGAGTGTCCTCTCGGTTGTCGTGTTCCTCACGATGCTCTACCTGATTAGGGCGAGGGTCTTCAAGGGGCTGGCGATTCCGGAGTTGATAGGGGCATCGCTAATCCTCGCGTGGTTCGTCTACATCGGCCTTCTCCTCAAAGGTTTAAAACCCTGA
- a CDS encoding acetate--CoA ligase family protein — MREEALKVIESVLSQGRTAMVEFEAKQVLKAYGLPVPEEKLAKTLDEALKYAEEIGYPVALKLMSPQILHKSDAKVVLLNIKSPEELRQKWGEIHENARRYRPDAEILGVLVAPMLKPGREIIIGVTEDPQFGHAIMFGLGGIFVEVLKDVTFRIIPITERDARKMIKEIKSYPILAGARGEEPADIDAIVDLLLKVSQLVDELRDYIKEMDLNPVFLYEKGKGAVVVDARIILKEPKEKKPEVSSEYNERCA, encoded by the coding sequence ATGAGGGAGGAGGCGCTCAAAGTTATTGAGTCCGTCCTGTCCCAGGGCAGGACGGCCATGGTTGAGTTCGAGGCCAAGCAGGTTTTAAAAGCTTACGGCCTCCCAGTGCCGGAGGAGAAGCTCGCCAAGACCCTCGATGAGGCTTTGAAGTACGCGGAGGAGATAGGCTACCCCGTTGCCCTGAAACTGATGTCGCCTCAGATACTCCACAAGAGCGACGCGAAGGTAGTCCTTCTCAACATCAAGAGCCCCGAGGAGCTCAGGCAGAAGTGGGGGGAGATACACGAGAACGCAAGGAGATACCGTCCCGACGCCGAAATCCTCGGCGTCTTGGTCGCCCCGATGCTCAAGCCCGGCAGGGAGATAATCATAGGCGTCACCGAGGACCCGCAGTTCGGCCACGCGATAATGTTCGGTCTCGGCGGAATCTTCGTCGAGGTTCTCAAGGACGTCACCTTCCGCATTATCCCAATAACCGAGCGCGATGCGAGGAAGATGATTAAAGAAATCAAGAGCTACCCGATTTTAGCTGGGGCGCGTGGAGAGGAGCCGGCAGACATAGACGCCATCGTTGACCTGCTCCTCAAGGTCAGCCAGCTTGTCGACGAGCTCAGGGACTACATCAAGGAGATGGACCTCAACCCCGTCTTCCTCTACGAGAAGGGCAAGGGCGCGGTTGTGGTCGACGCGAGAATCATCCTCAAGGAGCCGAAGGAGAAGAAGCCTGAGGTAAGCTCGGAGTACAATGAGAGGTGCGCTTAA